Proteins encoded together in one Coffea arabica cultivar ET-39 chromosome 2c, Coffea Arabica ET-39 HiFi, whole genome shotgun sequence window:
- the LOC113723852 gene encoding uncharacterized protein isoform X1 gives MGPNRVYGSLEEARAEKNRRSREQRAAARHGTKNDAPLGVCTLAVTAFNIHDPNAVNQPNMGVVESSLGSGSVLPFAENNAEHLRAENQGDVSRSAGNGASEVPTTNSDAGESSLHRRRRRTRRSVTNPLTTIITEPAVLLSNVEQFPTENEQNVCASIADGANEIPSTNLDAGEPPLRRQRRSRKRAMTDPLTTIATEPAVLPDVPSCPYCHAKRFHQEPPGFCCASGSKLITPLTLQFSRLIPIIVN, from the exons ATGGGTCCGAATAGAGTATATGGAAGTTTAGAAGAGGCTCGTGCTGAGAAAAATCGAAGGAGCCGCGAGCAACGTGCTGCTGCTCGGCATGGGACAAAGAATGATGCGCCATTAGGAGTGTGTACATTAGCTGTCACGGCTTTTAATATACATGACCCAAATGCTGTGAATCAGCCAAATATGGGCGTCGTTGAATCTTCATTAGGTTCGGGCTCAGTATTGCCATTTGCAGAGAACAATGCAGAGCACCTTCGAGCT GAAAATCAAGGAGATGTATCTAGGTCTGCTGGTAATGGTGCTAGCGAGGTTCCAACAACTAATTCAGATGCGGGTGAATCATCTTTGCATAGGCGACGTCGGCGTACAAGACGCTCTGTGACTAATCCATTGACCACAATAATTACAGAGCCTGCAGTATTGCTCAGTAATGTAGAGCAATTTCCAACC gaaaatgaacaaaatgTCTGTGCGTCTATTGCTGATGGTGCTAATGAGATTCCATCAACTAATTTAGATGCTGGTGAACCACCATTGCGTAGGCAGCGTCGGTCTAGAAAACGAGCTATGACTGATCCATTAACTACAATAGCTACAGAACCTGCTGTATTGCCTGATGTTCCAAGTTGTCCATATTGTCATGCAAAACGATTTCATCAGGAACCACCTGGTTTTTGCTGTGCCTCCGGTAGTAAATTAATTACTCCTCTCACACTCCAATTTTCCAGACTAATACCCATTATAGTAAATTAA
- the LOC113723852 gene encoding uncharacterized protein isoform X2, whose amino-acid sequence MGPNRVYGSLEEARAEKNRRSREQRAAARHGTKNDAPLGVCTLAVTAFNIHDPNAVNQPNMGVVESSLGSGSVLPFAENNAEHLRAENQGDVSRSAGNGASEVPTTNSDAGESSLHRRRRRTRRSVTNPLTTIITEPAVLLSNVEQFPTVCLCLF is encoded by the exons ATGGGTCCGAATAGAGTATATGGAAGTTTAGAAGAGGCTCGTGCTGAGAAAAATCGAAGGAGCCGCGAGCAACGTGCTGCTGCTCGGCATGGGACAAAGAATGATGCGCCATTAGGAGTGTGTACATTAGCTGTCACGGCTTTTAATATACATGACCCAAATGCTGTGAATCAGCCAAATATGGGCGTCGTTGAATCTTCATTAGGTTCGGGCTCAGTATTGCCATTTGCAGAGAACAATGCAGAGCACCTTCGAGCT GAAAATCAAGGAGATGTATCTAGGTCTGCTGGTAATGGTGCTAGCGAGGTTCCAACAACTAATTCAGATGCGGGTGAATCATCTTTGCATAGGCGACGTCGGCGTACAAGACGCTCTGTGACTAATCCATTGACCACAATAATTACAGAGCCTGCAGTATTGCTCAGTAATGTAGAGCAATTTCCAACCGTATGTTTGTGCTTATTTTGA